The following coding sequences lie in one Arabidopsis thaliana chromosome 3, partial sequence genomic window:
- a CDS encoding serine/arginine repetitive matrix-like protein (unknown protein; BEST Arabidopsis thaliana protein match is: unknown protein (TAIR:AT1G56020.1); Has 2408 Blast hits to 418 proteins in 91 species: Archae - 0; Bacteria - 41; Metazoa - 198; Fungi - 63; Plants - 125; Viruses - 13; Other Eukaryotes - 1968 (source: NCBI BLink).), which yields MASGCVKNVGTSPSHSWTSSKMSLTRESQPLAPALENEDPVDDFEFLLEDPVTMLSADELFSDGKLVPLKFSGVTYPEEKPITSVVHTAVKPCRRLEMEISGVVDPYLFSPRAPRCTVRWRELLGLKRLAKTQQEASASSSSRLSSSSPNPKTASFRHFLNRSSKSTAQQPSHPPPGKDSDILESSSTSISSSRLSLSSSSSSGHELDDLPRLSLDLDNKPGTPNPFARSRAHHHHHLRNQNQPRKPRRHTQVDESTESSIESRVMTVTADSPRLNASGKIVFHGLERSSSSPGNFTGGPRMKLHHGMPRSHSANVRITPVLNVPVSSLRSGPKSGLFFGQLFASSSSASSSSSSGNRAQLQSNNIKNRTNRSRLEPTSEL from the coding sequence ATGGCGTCGGGTTGCGTTAAAAATGTTGGTACCTCGCCGAGTCACTCATGGACGAGCTCCAAAATGTCATTGACCCGTGAATCTCAACCGTTGGCCCCAGCGTTAGAAAACGAAGATCCTGTTGACGACTTTGAGTTTCTACTCGAAGATCCCGTCACAATGCTATCCGCCGACGAGCTTTTCTCCGACGGAAAGCTTGTCCCGCTTAAGTTTTCTGGCGTAACTTATCCGGAAGAGAAGCCTATAACGTCGGTGGTTCATACGGCGGTGAAACCATGCCGAAGATTGGAAATGGAGATCTCCGGCGTCGTCGATCCTTATCTCTTCTCTCCGAGAGCTCCTCGTTGCACCGTGAGATGGCGTGAGCTTTTAGGTCTTAAGAGACTCGCCAAAACGCAACAAGAAGCGTCAGCGTCGTCCTCGTCGcgtttgtcttcttcttctccaaaccCCAAAACGGCATCGTTTAGACATTTTCTCAACCGGAGTTCTAAATCTACCGCTCAACAACCGTCTCATCCGCCGCCGGGAAAAGACTCAGATATCTTGGAGTCATCGTCAACGTCTATCTCCTCTTcacgtctctctctttcgtcgtcttcttcctccggtCACGAGCTAGACGACCTTCCAAGACTATCTTTAGATCTCGACAACAAACCCGGAACACCAAACCCGTTCGCTCGGTCACGTgcccaccaccaccaccacttgCGTAACCAAAACCAACCAAGAAAGCCACGACGTCACACACAGGTTGATGAATCAACAGAGAGTAGTATTGAGTCGAGAGTAATGACGGTGACGGCGGATAGTCCGAGACTCAATGCTTCGGGGAAGATCGTGTTTCATGGACTCGAGAGAAGCTCAAGCAGTCCCGGTAACTTCACTGGAGGACCAAGAATGAAGCTTCACCATGGAATGCCGAGATCTCACTCAGCTAATGTCAGAATCACTCCTGTTCTCAATGTTCCTGTCTCTTCTCTCCGTAGCGGGCCCAAATCAGGCCTCTTTTTTGGCCAGCttttcgcttcttcttcttcagcttcatcGTCTTCGTCGTCTGGAAACAGAGCACAGTTGCAGAGCAATAACATCAAGAACCGTACCAATCGAAGCAGACTTGAACCGACAAGCGAACTCTAA
- a CDS encoding NAC (No Apical Meristem) domain transcriptional regulator superfamily protein (NAC (No Apical Meristem) domain transcriptional regulator superfamily protein; FUNCTIONS IN: DNA binding; INVOLVED IN: regulation of transcription; LOCATED IN: cellular_component unknown; CONTAINS InterPro DOMAIN/s: No apical meristem (NAM) protein (InterPro:IPR003441); BEST Arabidopsis thaliana protein match is: NAC domain containing protein 1 (TAIR:AT1G56010.2); Has 2993 Blast hits to 2988 proteins in 77 species: Archae - 0; Bacteria - 0; Metazoa - 0; Fungi - 0; Plants - 2989; Viruses - 0; Other Eukaryotes - 4 (source: NCBI BLink).): MEETEKNKGSISMVEANLPPGFRFHPRDDELVCDYLMRRTVRSLYQPVVLIDVDLNKCEPWDIPQTARVGGKEWYFYSQKDRKYATGYRTNRATATGYWKATGKDRAIQRNGGLVGMRKTLVFYRGRSPKGRKTDWVMHEFRLQGKLLHHSPNSLEEEWVLCRVFHKNSNGADIDDITRSCSDATASAFMDSYINFDHHHIINQHVPCFSNNLSHNQTNQSGLISKNSSPLFNASPDQMILRTLLSQLTKKVEESQSRGDGSSESQLTDIGIPSHAWNY, translated from the exons ATGGAGGAGACAGAAAAGAATAAGGGCAGCATAAGTATGGTTGAGGCTAATCTACCTCCTGGTTTTAGATTCCATCCTAGAGACGACGAGCTCGTCTGTGACTACTTAATGAGAAGAACCGTTCGCAGCCTCTATCAACCAGTTGTCTTGATCGACGTCGATCTTAACAAATGCGAGCCTTGGGACATTCCTC AAACGGCGAGAGTGGGAGGGAAAGAATGGTACTTTTACAGCCAAAAAGACCGTAAATACGCAACAGGCTACAGAACAAACCGGGCTACGGCCACCGGTTATTGGAAAGCCACCGGGAAAGATAGAGCAATCCAAAGAAACGGTGGTCTTGTGGGTATGAGAAAGACACTTGTGTTTTACCGAGGTCGATCCCCTAAAGGTCGTAAAACTGATTGGGTCATGCATGAGTTTCGTCTCCAAGGAAAACTTCTTCACCACTCCCCTAATTCTCTCGAG GAAGAGTGGGTATTGTGTAGAGTTTTCCACAAGAACAGCAACGGAGCTGATATAGACGACATCACAAGGAGCTGCTCTGATGCAACAGCTTCTGCATTCATGGACTCTTACATCAACTTCGACCATCATCACATCATCAATCAGCATGTACCCTGCTTCTCCAATAATTTGTCACATAACCAAACCAACCAATCCGGTTTAATCTCCAAGAACTCCAGCCCATTGTTTAATGCTTCCCCTGATCAAATGATTCTCAGAACTTTGCTAAGTCAACTCACAAAAAAAGTCGAAGAATCACAGAGTCGTGGAGACGGAAGCTCAGAGAGCCAATTGACCGACATTGGCATCCCAAGCCATGCATGGAATTACTGA
- a CDS encoding NAC (No Apical Meristem) domain transcriptional regulator superfamily protein, with product MRALGHSSSFSETARVGGKEWYFYSQKDRKYATGYRTNRATATGYWKATGKDRAIQRNGGLVGMRKTLVFYRGRSPKGRKTDWVMHEFRLQGKLLHHSPNSLEEEWVLCRVFHKNSNGADIDDITRSCSDATASAFMDSYINFDHHHIINQHVPCFSNNLSHNQTNQSGLISKNSSPLFNASPDQMILRTLLSQLTKKVEESQSRGDGSSESQLTDIGIPSHAWNY from the exons ATGCGAGCCTTGGGACATTCCTC GTCATTTTCAGAAACGGCGAGAGTGGGAGGGAAAGAATGGTACTTTTACAGCCAAAAAGACCGTAAATACGCAACAGGCTACAGAACAAACCGGGCTACGGCCACCGGTTATTGGAAAGCCACCGGGAAAGATAGAGCAATCCAAAGAAACGGTGGTCTTGTGGGTATGAGAAAGACACTTGTGTTTTACCGAGGTCGATCCCCTAAAGGTCGTAAAACTGATTGGGTCATGCATGAGTTTCGTCTCCAAGGAAAACTTCTTCACCACTCCCCTAATTCTCTCGAG GAAGAGTGGGTATTGTGTAGAGTTTTCCACAAGAACAGCAACGGAGCTGATATAGACGACATCACAAGGAGCTGCTCTGATGCAACAGCTTCTGCATTCATGGACTCTTACATCAACTTCGACCATCATCACATCATCAATCAGCATGTACCCTGCTTCTCCAATAATTTGTCACATAACCAAACCAACCAATCCGGTTTAATCTCCAAGAACTCCAGCCCATTGTTTAATGCTTCCCCTGATCAAATGATTCTCAGAACTTTGCTAAGTCAACTCACAAAAAAAGTCGAAGAATCACAGAGTCGTGGAGACGGAAGCTCAGAGAGCCAATTGACCGACATTGGCATCCCAAGCCATGCATGGAATTACTGA